The following are from one region of the Coffea eugenioides isolate CCC68of chromosome 2, Ceug_1.0, whole genome shotgun sequence genome:
- the LOC113760475 gene encoding F-box protein At1g55000: MGCCCNQEEEEQLHQPLINPPQESPLSTTTTSSSAAGGDGEFESTHRTISPMNSNYSALLCQDTLRAIFEKLPFSDLARAACVCRLWSFVASDREMQTRAFKARWKIKDVIGDPSSGSFWRDNSISKFAISHHLLRGDTVAGLAVKYSVQVMDIKRLNNMMSDHGIYSRQRLLIPVSKPELLVNGTCYIELDTYAKREVAVLYLEGGPDGKLGNLLNRLTTEEGRRRVIDSLRRSMQADDGTAQYYLSISDGDLRAAMMQFSEDLRWERHMGLA, translated from the exons ATGGGATGTTGTTGTaatcaagaagaagaagaacaactccaccaaccccTAATAAACCCGCCTCAAGAATCCCCGCTATCCACAACAACCACCTCCTCTTCCGCCGCTGGCGGAGATGGAGAATTTGAGTCAACCCACAGGACGATATCTCCGATGAATTCCAATTATTCTGCTCTGTTATGCCAAGACACTCTCCGggctatttttgaaaaacttccTTTTTCTGACTTGGCACGCGCCGCCTGCGTTTGCCGGCTGTGGAGCTTTGTCGCCTCCGACAGGGAAATGCAGACGAGGGCTTTTAAAGCTCGGTGGAAAATCAAGGATGTTATCGGTGATCCTAGCTCTGGAAGCTTCTGGAGAGATAATAGTATCTCCAAATTCGCCATTTCTCACCACCTCCTCCGCGGCGACACCGTCGCTGGCCTGGCTGTTAAGTACTCTGTTCAG GTTATGGACATCAAACGCTTGAACAATATGATGAGTGACCATGGCATATACTCAAGACAGAGGTTGTTAATTCCTGTAAGCAAACCAGAGCTTCTCGTGAACGGCACATGCTACATAGAATTAGATACCTATGCTAAAAGGGAAGTAGCGGTTCTGTATCTTGAAGGTGGCCCTGATGGAAAGCTTGGTAATCTGTTAAATAGGTTGACCACAGAAGAGGGGAGAAGAAGGGTAATTGACTCTTTGAGGAGGAGCATGCAAGCTGATGACGGAACTGCTCAATATTACTTATCTATTTCTGATGGTGACCTTCGAGCTGCTATGATGCAATTTTCTGAGGATCTGAGATGGGAGAGGCACATGGGTTTGGCCTGA
- the LOC113761383 gene encoding vacuole membrane protein KMS1-like, with protein MASHEEQQKETIFSSSSSSSSSSSSSDQSSILELRDKHQKELENLTLMIQPLKTFKFFVLAVVNCLQQPILYISAKRSWFVFISILAVGGGVLIRTLWRPDEEYVLEIGKYLEYGTWWLALGVASSIGLGSGLHTFVLYLGPHIALFTLKSVQCGRFDIKSALYDTIQFRRGPSWLDTDCLTYGPSLFPLPGSRVPLTSILHQVELEAMLWGVGTALGELPPYFISRAAYISGRKLEVMEDVNASSEGDCGIVANHLSQMKKWLLSHSKHLNFFTILVLASVPNPLFDLAGIMCGQLGIPFWKFFTATLLGKAIIKTNIQTCFIISVCNNQLLDLIETKLIWFLGLVPGVASVLPNLVAKLHFVREKYMEASPLTPSNAKVKKWNISLASFWNSVVLLILLNFLVKIINGTAQSHMKQQHDKEMAQLETN; from the exons ATGGCGTCCCACGAAGAACAACAGAAAGAAACCATCTTCTCATCGTCGTCATcctcttcttcatcttcttcttcgtcTGATCAATCTTCTATATTAG AACTTCGTGACAAGCATCAGAAGGAGCTGGAGAATCTGACATTGATGATACAGCCACTGAAGACATTTAAGTTCTTTGTTCTTGCTGTTGTTAATTGCCTTCAGCAACCAATACTTTACATTTCTGCCAAGAGAAGTTGGTTTGTCTTCATAAGTATCCTTGCCGTGGGTGGTGGAGTATTGATCAGAACCCTTTGGAGGCCAGATGAAGAG TATGTTCTGGAAATTGGCAAGTATCTCGAGTATGGAACCTGGTGGTTGGCTCTAGGTGTAGCATCATCAATTGGTCTTG GGTCTGGTTTGCACACCTTTGTTTTGTACTTGGGTCCTCACATTGCATTGTTTACATTGAAGTCTGTGCAATGTGGACGGTTCGACATAAAAAGCGCTTTATATGATACAATCCAGTTCAGAAGGGGTCCTTCATGGCTGGATACTGATTGCTTAACATATGGACCCTCATTGTTCCCTTTACCTGGTTCACGGGTTCCATTGACCAGCATATTGCATCAGGTTGAACTGGAGGCTATGCTATGGGGAGTTGGGACTGCACTTGGAGAGCTTCCCCCATATTTCATTTCTAGAGCAG CATATATATCTGGTAGGAAGCTTGAAGTCATGGAAGATGTGAATGCTTCTTCAGAAGGAGATTGTGGAATTGTTGCAAATCATCTAAGTCAAATGAAGAAGTGGCTCCTTTCACACTCAAAACATTTGAACTTCTTCACAATTTTGGTTCTTGCTTCG GTGCCAAATCCTCTGTTTGACCTAGCCGGTATAATGTGTGGACAACTTGGTATCCCGTTCTGGAAATTTTTTACTGCAACCCTGCTTGGAAAGGCAATAATTAAGACTAACATTCAG ACATGTTTTATAATATCAGTTTGTAACAATCAACTTTTGGACTTGATTGAAACTAAATTAATTTGGTTTCTGGGCCTTGTCCCTGGAGTTGCTTCTGTCTTGCCCAACCTTGTGGCAAAGCTCCATTTTGTCAGAGAAAAATATATGGAAGCCTCTCCTCTCACTCCGTCCAATGCCAag GTGAAGAAGTGGAATATTTCCTTGGCTTCATTTTGGAACTCTGTTGTACTGCtcattcttttgaattttttggtgaaaattaTAAATGGAACAGCCCAGAGTCATATGAAGCAACAACATGACAAGGAAATGGCTCAGCTGGAAACCAACTGA